The segment GTTAAAAGCCCTGGTACTTATAGCTATGATGAACAGAATTTATCATTAAATCAAGCTATTGGTTTAGCTGGAGATTTGACTATAAACGGTGTGCGAAATGATATAATGATAATACGGGAAGTCAATGGAGTGCGAACATACGCAAACGTTGATTTGACATCTTCTGATTGGTTTTCCAGCCCTTACTATTATGTTAAACAAAACGATATTATTATTGTGAATCCGAACGGACCAAAAATTAAAACAGCTGGTTATATAAACAGCCTCGGCTCTGCTTTAGGAATCATTTCGTTTGGTTTGACACTTTATTTATTGTTAAAAAAATAATTAATGGAAAATATTCAGTTTGAAGCAGACGGAAGTCATAATGAGGTTAATATTTTAGACCAAGTATTTAGATACTTGCGCCATTGGTATTGGTTTTTGATTTCTATGTTGGTGTGTTTTTTTGTTGTAAAAAATTATTTAGCACATACCATACCTATCTATGAATCTAAGGCTAACATTAAAATTATTGATGATTCAAAAAACACTTTTGTGTTACCAGGTTCCGGATTAGCTTCAATGTCGAGGTCAAAAGTAAATTTAGACAATCAGATTGAAGTATTAAAATCGAATAGATTATTAGAACAAGTTGTAAGAAACTTAAGTTTAAATACACAATATTATAGAGTTGGGTATTTAAATAATATTGAAATATGGAAAAATAGACCTTTTAGTATTGAATGGTTAAGTAACGACATTGCTATGGACACTAAGTCTTTTGCAATTGAAATTGAAATCGTTAAAAATGGATTTAAAATTGTTACTTTCAACGGAGCAGAGGCTAACAAATTTTCTCGATTTAATTCTGAGCAAGCTTTAAATGGTATCCCTTTTAAAGTGAATCTTCAAGTCGGAACTAATATAGATTCTCTTATAGGAAGAAAGTATTTAATAAGACATTCAGCACTTATGCCAACAGTTATTGGGCTTTCCAATAATTTAAAAATAGTAAACAAAAATGAAAACTCCGATATTCTTACTATTTCTCTATCATCCAGTAATAAGGATCGTTCAGAAGCTATTTTAAATGAAATTATTAAGCAATATGATATTGATGGGATGACCGACAGAAGGTTAGTTTCGGAGAAAACTATTGAATTTGTTAACAATCGATTTAAATCTTTAGAGCGCCAATTAGATTCCATAGAAACTGATAAAGCAGCCTACAAGAGTAACAATGAATTAACATTTATTGAGTCTGATGCTGCCACTGCTACTTCAGGGAAAATTCTAGCAAATAATGATGTTTTTCAAACAGAGACACAAATTGCTTTATCAAAAATATTAGAACAAACGGTACGATCTGATAAGAAATTAAATTTGTTACCAACCAATATTGGCGTTGCAAATGCAAATGTAAACGGATTGTTGTCTGGTTTTAACACTATAGTTTTAGAAAGGGATAGAATGTTAGTAAGTGCCGGTGAAAACAATCCTAAGGTTACTTTTTATAACAGTAAATTACAAGAACTTCAAAAAAATATTCTTGAGTCAATCAAGGCCTATCAAAGAGAGTTAGAGGTTTCATTGTCTCAAAACAATATAAACAAAAGAACTTCTACAGGTAAGTTTAGAGCTATCCCAACTAATGAGAAAATTTTAAATTCCATTGAACGTCAACGAAATTTAAAAGAATCACTTTATATTCTGCTTTTGCAAAAACGAGAGGAAGCTGCGGTTAATTTAGCGATTACTGCTTCATCCATAAAGGTAATAGATTATGCACTTACGGATGCAAGCCCTATTTCACCTAAAAAAGGGTCATTCTATATTGGAGCATTGCTTATTGGGTTGTTGATTCCGTTTTTAATTTTATACATAAGCTTTTTACTCGATGACAAACTTCATACTAAAGAAGATATTTTAAAATTAACCCGAAATAAAGTTATCCTTTCCGAAGTTCCGCATATTGATTCGGATGAAAGAATAACAAGTAGTAATGACAGGTCTTTGCTTGGGGAATCTTTCCGAATTTTACGAACTAATTTAACGTATATTTTCCCTTTACAATCAGAAAAACAGGCTCAAACCATTATGGTTACTTCTACTATTAAGGGAGAAGGTAAAACATTTACCGCCTTGAATTTATCTATCTCTTTTTCTATCATGAATAAAAAGGTGTTGTTAATTGGAGCTGATATGAGAAACCCTCAGTTGCATAACTATTTAACCGTTAAGAAAAATGAACTTGGACTTCAGGATTATCTGCATGATGTAGCTATTGATTGGCGTAGTGTTGTTAAACAAAATCAACTAAATACCAGTTTAGATATTATCTTATCGGGTACTATTCCGCCAAATCCTGCAGAGTTATTATCCAATGGTCGATTGGATAATCTTATCGCTGAAGCTAAAAAAGAATACGATTATATTATTATTGATACTGCTCCGACGCTTTTGGTTACCGATACCTTGATAATATCCCAATTAGTTGATACTACTTTATATGTGGTTAGAGCTGATTATACTCCTAAAAAGATATTAGAGTTTTCAGTGAATTTGAGTGAAAAAGGCAAATTGAAAAACATGGCTTATGTAATCAATAATGTTGGTTCTAATTATAAAGGTTATGGTTATAGCTATGGTTACAATTACAAATATAACTATGCGTATGGTTATGGTTATGGTTATGACGATGCAAGTAATTCAAAGAAATCTTTTATTAAAAGATTGTTTAAAAGATAATAGAATTAAAAATCAAAAATAGAATTGTTTTGAAAAATTGGAGTCAGGTACTCATGGTTTTTCAAAACAATTTTTTTATGCATAGCTTCCAAATGACGATTATGATGCACATCAGAACCTATAAAATCTATTAAACCTTCTTTTAACAGAGAATTTGAAACTTTAGCCACGTGTTCACCATAATAACCGGTTGCCGACAACATATTTAGTTGAAACAAACAACCAACATTTTTTAACTTCTTATATTCATTCATTGAATGATGGTAAAAATGATACCTTTCAGGATGTGCTAATACAGGTTGGTAACCATTAGTTTGCAATTCATATAGTATTTCATATAATTGAATTGGTGGACTCAAATAGGATATTTCCACCAAAACATAATTTTCTTTTAAAGTTAACAGCCGTTCCTTTGTGATCAGTTCTCTAAACTCGGCATCCATCATATATTCTGCTGCGGCTTTAATATTGGAATTAGCGTCCGAAATCTTTAGTTCCTGAATTGTAGCCGATAGCTTTTGATTTATTTCAACACTGGTATTTTTCCATACATCACTCATAACGTGTGGTGTAGTAATAAACTTCTTGAAACCAATTTCCTGTAAGCCTTTTATAAGATTTTCAGTATCTCCAATAGTCACTGCACCATCATCAATTCCAGGTAATAAATGAGAATGAATATCTATATAATTATTCGGAATTAAATCACGTAAGTATGGCTTTTTTTTAAAGAAATGAATCAAAATAAGGTGTTTAATGGGCATAAATTTAATAAATAATAATCTAACTTCTCACTTTATACACTAATACCAAATAAATAGGTGTAATTCTTTTTATAGGGTGCTCTAATTTATATATTTGCAGGTGTTAACAATAAATCATAAGAGCTGTAATGGAAAATAATAGTCAATCTCAGGATTGGGATTTGGTCATAAAAGGGCATACCTCGCTTTTTGATGTTAAATTCAAGGATCTTTGGCATTATAGAGATTTATTGTTGCTTTTTGTGAAAAGAGATTTTGTCAGCTTTTATAAGCAAACGATTTTAGGACCAATGTGGTTCTTTATTCAGCCCATTTTTACCACGATTGTTTTTTCATTTGTCTTTGGAAGTCTGGCAGGAATAAGCACCGATGGATTACCAAAATACCTGTTTTATTTGACTGGAATTACAGCCTGGAATTATTTCGCTGATTGTCTGACTAAAACGAGTACTGTTTTTAGAGATAATGCCAGCATTTTTGGCAAAGTGTATTTTCCGAGATTAATCATGCCTTTGAGTATTGTGGTTAGCAATTTGGTTCGTTTTGGAGTCCAATTTTTGTTGATGGTATGCATGATGGTTTATTTTTATTTCTTCCCAATTGAAGGGACACACTTTGAAGTTACAGTAGGAATATTATTGTTTCCGGTCTTGGTCTTGCTAATGGCTTTTCTCGGATTAGGATTGGGATTAATAATTACTGCGATGACTACAAAGTATAGAGATTTAACCTTTTTAGTAACCTTTGGAGTGCAGTTGTTAATGTATGGAACAACGGTTATTTACCCGTTGAGTTATGCGAGAGAAAAAGGATATAGTACCTTAGTTGAATTAAATCCAATGACCGGAATTATTGAGAGTTTTAGATATGCTTTTTTAGGAAAAGGCGAATTCACCATATGGAGTTTGGGATATTCCACTTTAATGACCATTATTATATTATTTATCGGAATTGTAATATTTAATAAAACCGAGAAAAACTTTGTTGACACCATCTAATGAGTAAACCAATCATACACGTAGAAAATTTGTCAAAGGCTTATCAAATAGGCCAAATTGGTACCGGAACAATATCGCGTGATATTGAGCGTTTTTGGTTGACAAAAATTCTGGGAAAAGACGACCCGTTTTTAAAAATTGGTGAGACAAACGATAGAAGTTTAAAAGGAGAAAGCGACATCGTTTGGTCTTTAAAGGATATTAATTTCGAAATTAATCAAGGTGATGCTGTTGGAATAATAGGTAAAAATGGCGCCGGAAAAAGTACCTTACTCAAATTGCTTTCCAGAGTAACA is part of the Flavobacterium sangjuense genome and harbors:
- a CDS encoding tyrosine-protein phosphatase, whose translation is MPIKHLILIHFFKKKPYLRDLIPNNYIDIHSHLLPGIDDGAVTIGDTENLIKGLQEIGFKKFITTPHVMSDVWKNTSVEINQKLSATIQELKISDANSNIKAAAEYMMDAEFRELITKERLLTLKENYVLVEISYLSPPIQLYEILYELQTNGYQPVLAHPERYHFYHHSMNEYKKLKNVGCLFQLNMLSATGYYGEHVAKVSNSLLKEGLIDFIGSDVHHNRHLEAMHKKIVLKNHEYLTPIFQNNSIFDF
- a CDS encoding ABC transporter permease, producing the protein MENNSQSQDWDLVIKGHTSLFDVKFKDLWHYRDLLLLFVKRDFVSFYKQTILGPMWFFIQPIFTTIVFSFVFGSLAGISTDGLPKYLFYLTGITAWNYFADCLTKTSTVFRDNASIFGKVYFPRLIMPLSIVVSNLVRFGVQFLLMVCMMVYFYFFPIEGTHFEVTVGILLFPVLVLLMAFLGLGLGLIITAMTTKYRDLTFLVTFGVQLLMYGTTVIYPLSYAREKGYSTLVELNPMTGIIESFRYAFLGKGEFTIWSLGYSTLMTIIILFIGIVIFNKTEKNFVDTI
- a CDS encoding GumC family protein — encoded protein: MENIQFEADGSHNEVNILDQVFRYLRHWYWFLISMLVCFFVVKNYLAHTIPIYESKANIKIIDDSKNTFVLPGSGLASMSRSKVNLDNQIEVLKSNRLLEQVVRNLSLNTQYYRVGYLNNIEIWKNRPFSIEWLSNDIAMDTKSFAIEIEIVKNGFKIVTFNGAEANKFSRFNSEQALNGIPFKVNLQVGTNIDSLIGRKYLIRHSALMPTVIGLSNNLKIVNKNENSDILTISLSSSNKDRSEAILNEIIKQYDIDGMTDRRLVSEKTIEFVNNRFKSLERQLDSIETDKAAYKSNNELTFIESDAATATSGKILANNDVFQTETQIALSKILEQTVRSDKKLNLLPTNIGVANANVNGLLSGFNTIVLERDRMLVSAGENNPKVTFYNSKLQELQKNILESIKAYQRELEVSLSQNNINKRTSTGKFRAIPTNEKILNSIERQRNLKESLYILLLQKREEAAVNLAITASSIKVIDYALTDASPISPKKGSFYIGALLIGLLIPFLILYISFLLDDKLHTKEDILKLTRNKVILSEVPHIDSDERITSSNDRSLLGESFRILRTNLTYIFPLQSEKQAQTIMVTSTIKGEGKTFTALNLSISFSIMNKKVLLIGADMRNPQLHNYLTVKKNELGLQDYLHDVAIDWRSVVKQNQLNTSLDIILSGTIPPNPAELLSNGRLDNLIAEAKKEYDYIIIDTAPTLLVTDTLIISQLVDTTLYVVRADYTPKKILEFSVNLSEKGKLKNMAYVINNVGSNYKGYGYSYGYNYKYNYAYGYGYGYDDASNSKKSFIKRLFKR